One genomic region from Electrophorus electricus isolate fEleEle1 chromosome 23, fEleEle1.pri, whole genome shotgun sequence encodes:
- the fzr1a gene encoding fizzy/cell division cycle 20 related 1a, with translation MDQDYERRLLRQINVQNDNASPVKVTDAICHLTPTKSPMSSPSKHGDRFIPSRAGANWSINFHRINENEKSPSQNKKTKDATSDTGKADGLAYSALLKNELLGAGIEKVQDPQTEDRRLQPSTPERRSLFNYSLSAKRLTPDEGNSVSPYSLSPVSSKSQKLLRSPRKPTRKISKIPFKVLDAPELQDDFYLNLVDWSSLNVLSVGLGTCVYLWSACTSQVTRLCDLSVEGDSVTSVGWSERGSLVAVGTHKGFVQIWDAAAGKKLFALEGHTARVGALAWNADQLSSGSRDRMILQRDIRTPPLQSERRLQGHRQEVCGLKWSTDHQLLASGGNDNKLLVWNHSSIAPVQQYTEHLAAVKAIAWSPHQHGLLASGGGTADRCIRFWNTLTGQPLQCIDTGSQVCNLAWSKHTNELVSTHGYSQNQILVWKYPSLTQIAKLTGHSYRVLYLAMSPDGEAIVTGAGDETLRFWNVFSKTRSTKESVSVLNLFTRIR, from the exons ATGGATCAGGACTATGAGCGACGGTTACTGCGGCAGATCAATGTCCAGAATGACAATGCCAGCCCTGTT AAAGTAACAGATGCAATATGTCATCTAACTCCCACCAAGTCACCAATGTCCTCACCTAGCAAGCACGGGGATCGGTTCATACCGTCACGCGCAGGAGCCAACTGGAGTATCAATTTCCACAGGATCAAT GAGAATGAAAAGTCCCCAAGCCAGAATAAGAAAACCAAGGATGCAACATCAGACACGGGCAAAG CGGATGGTCTGGCGTACTCGGCGCTGCTGAAGAATGAGCTGCTGGGAGCCGGAATCGAGAAAGTTCAGGATCCGCAGACGGAGGACAGGAGGCTGCAGCCGTCCACACCAGAGAGGAGGAGTCTCTTTAAT TATTCTCTCAGTGCCAAGAGATTGACGCCTGATGAGGGTAACAGTGTCTCTCCGTACTCCTTGTCCCCTGTAAGCAGTAAAAG TCAAAAGCTGCTACGCTCGCCAAGGAAACCCACTCGCAAAATTTCCAAGATCCCGTTTAAGGTGCTTGATGCACCAGAGCTGCAAGATGATTTCTACCTCAACCTGGTGGACTGGTCCTCCTTAAATGTCCTCAGTGTTGGACTGGGCACCTGCGTCTACCTGTGGAGTGCATGCACGAGCCAA GTAACGCGCCTGTGTGACCTGTCCGTTGAGGGAGACTCCGTGACGTCCGTTGGCTGGTCAGAAAGG GGGAGTCTTGTGGCAGTCGGCACACACAAAGGGTTTGTGCAAATCTGGGATGCAGCCGCAGGCAAGAAACTATTTGCACTAGAGGGCCACACAGCCAGAGTCG GTGCGTTGGCATGGAACGCAGACCAGCTGTCATCGGGCAGTCGGGACCGCATGATCCTGCAGCGGGACATCCGGACGCCTCCCCTGCAGTCGGAGCGCCGGCTCCAGGGACACAGGCAGGAGGTGTGCGGCCTGAAGTGGAGCACAGACCACCAGCTGCTTGCCTCGGGAGGGAATGACAACAAG CTGCTGGTGTGGAACCACTCTAGCATAGCGCCCGTGCAGCAGTACACGGAGCACCTGGCGGCAGTGAAGGCCATCGCCTGGTCGCCACACCAGCACGGCCTGCTGGCATCCGGTGGAGGGACAGCCGACCGCTGCATCCGCTTCTGGAACACGCTGACGGGGCAGCCGCTGCAGTGCATAGACACAGGCTCGCAGGTCTGCAACCTGGCCTGGTCCAAACACACCAACGAACTG GTCAGCACACACGGCTACTCTCAAAACCAGATCCTAGTGTGGAAGTACCCTTCACTTACTCAGATAGCCAAACTGACGGGCCACTCCTACAGGGTCCTGTACCTG GCGATGTCTCCGGACGGCGAAGCCATCGTGACAGGAGCCGGAGATGAGACGCTGCGATTCTGGAATGTGTTTAGCAAAACGCGATCAACAAAG GAATCTGTGTCCGTTCTAAACCTGTTCACCAGAATCCGATAG
- the LOC113575153 gene encoding putative nuclease HARBI1 produces MCSEMDKDAAQYKCLLACRIKRRKEEIQNFILARRNEIQKRIRYRRYLFHKHERMRKMPLPTSLRSQRVPHPSGPDWWERAVTTEFGPQDWLEKFHITRDIFFLLCAKLKPRLEQALPRPSRQAVALERRVAMALMRLSTSTEYRYISELFGVSVPTVSHCVREVCEAIILLLKPLYMHLPGSHELEENARQFHSQFGFPHCVGVIDSLHIPVKSASQVAAAVVQGCWNSRGCRSVVLQGVVNAQGIFWDVCAGFPGSTDDLTVLQSSELWTMAGQGGLCPQPSRQLLGQVLGYLLLGDAGYPLQSWLLKCYPPSPQLTPQQHSFNAHLSHCHGVVTHAFQRLRARWQCLHSGNDGDLDLVPKMAVASCVLHNICNVHDVPFKEEWLVALSRNGCPQPCSVAPAYMDDPNAEAVRALLCSYFHLQQRRKAHAQTLPSCPGPACPALPLPPHGGATAPTQLLTML; encoded by the exons ATGTGCAGTGAGATGGACAAGGACGCTGCGCAGTACAAGTGTCTACTTGCGTGCAGAATTAAACGACGAAAAGAAGAGATACAGAACTTCATCTTGGCGAGACGAAATGAAATTCAGAAGCGAATAAGATATCGAAGATATCTTTTCCACAAACacgagagaatgagaaag ATGCCGTTACCCACCAGCCTGCGCAGCCAGCGTGTCCCACACCCGTCCGGCCCAGACTGGTGGGAGAGGGCTGTGACGACCGAGTTCGGACCCCAAGACTGGCTGGAGAAGTTCCACATCACAAGGGACATCTTCTTCCTGCTCTGTGCCAAGCTGAAGCCACGACTGGAACAAGCGCTCCCGCGGCCCTCCAGACAGGCCGTGGCGCTAGAGAGACGCGTGGCCATGGCGTTGATGCGTTTGTCCACCAGCACGGAGTACCGCTACATCAGCGAGCTGTTCGGGGTTTCCGTGCCCACCGTGTCTCACTGTGTGCGGGAGGTGTGTGAGGCCATCATTTTGCTCCTTAAGCCTCTTTACATGCATTTACCGGGCAGCCACGAGCTGGAGGAGAACGCCAGGCAGTTTCACTCGCAGTTCGGCTTCCCTCACTGCGTCGGCGTCATCGACTCCCTGCACATCCCCGTCAAGTCGGCATCGCAGGTGGCTGCAGCCGTAGTGCAGGGCTGTTGGAACAGCCGGGGCTGCCGCTCAGTGGTCCTACAGGGCGTGGTGAACGCCCAGGGCATATTCTGGGACGTTTGTGCAGGGTTCCCCGGCAGCACCGATGACCTGACTGTCCTGCAGAGCTCGGAGCTGTGGACCATGGCGGGCCAGGGGGGGCTGTGCCCTCAGCCGTCGCGGCAGCTCCTGGGCCAGGTGCTGGGCTACCTCCTGCTGGGCGACGCAGGATACCCCCTGCAGAGCTGGCTGCTGAAGTGCTACCCACCCTCCCCTCAGCTCACGCCCCAGCAGCACAGCTTCAACGCCCACCTGAGCCACTGTCACGGTGTCGTCACACACGCCTTCCAGCGGCTCCGAGCTCGCTGGCAGTGTCTGCACAGTGGGAACGACGGAGACTTGGACCTGGTGCCCAAGATGGCTGTGGCGAGCTGCGTCCTGCACAACATCTGCAACGTCCATGACGTCCCGTTCAAAGAAGAGTGGCTGGTGGCGCTGAGCCGGAACGGATGCCCCCAGCCCTGCAGCGTGGCCCCTGCGTACATGGACGACCCCAACGCAGAGGCTGTGCGCGCCTTGCTGTGCAGCTACTTCCACctgcagcagaggaggaagGCGCATGCACAGACCCTGCCCTCCTGCCCGGGCCCGGCTTGCCCCGCTCTGCCCCTGCCGCCACATGGGGGCGCTACTGCGCCCACACAGCTGCTCACTATGCTCTGA